A window of the Cicer arietinum cultivar CDC Frontier isolate Library 1 chromosome 6, Cicar.CDCFrontier_v2.0, whole genome shotgun sequence genome harbors these coding sequences:
- the LOC101512235 gene encoding aquaporin SIP1-1-like — protein sequence MKVIKAAIGDAILTSIFVFFISTLRILSTKTSFFLNLEPLSLPGLFITTIINTIIILTITLIGRILGGASFNPSSTISFYTIGLRPDSSLLSMAIRFPAQAIGGAIGIKSILQVIPTQYKDMMKGPSLKVDLHKGAIVEGVLTFTHNLVILFVMLKGPKNPWLKVYLLSVVTLVLVILGSGYTGPSLNPANAFGWAYLNNKHNTWEQFYVYWICPLMGATFAALVYRFVFMSPIKEKKA from the coding sequence atgaaggtaATTAAAGCAGCAATAGGAGATGCAATTTTAACatcaatatttgttttctttatctcaacatTGAGAATTCTATCTACAAAAACATCTTTTTTCCTTAATCTTGAACCACTTTCACTACCAGGCCTATTCATAACAACCATCATAAACACAATCATTATCCTAACAATAACCTTAATTGGTAGAATCTTAGGTGGTGCTAGCTTCAACCCTTCATCCACTATTTCCTTCTACACAATAGGATTAAGACCTGATTCATCTCTTCTCTCAATGGCCATTAGATTTCCAGCTCAAGCAATAGGTGGAGCCATTGGTATCAAATCCATCCTTCAAGTGATTCCAACCCAATACAAAGATATGATGAAAGGTCCTTCTTTGAAAGTTGATTTGCATAAAGGAGCTATAGTTGAAGGGGTTTTGACTTTTACTCATAACTTGGTTATTCTCTTTGTTATGCTTAAGGGTCCTAAAAATCCTTGGTTGAAAGTTTATTTGCTTTCTGTGGTGACTTTGGTTTTGGTTATTTTAGGTTCTGGTTATACAGGACCTTCTTTGAACCCTGCTAATGCTTTTGGATGGGCTTATCTCAATAATAAGCATAATACTTGGGAGCAATTTTATGTTTATTGGATATGTCCTTTAATGGGGGCTACTTTTGCTGCTTTGGTTTACCGTTTTGTGTTTATGTCTCCAATCAAGGAGAAGAAAGCTTGA
- the LOC105852340 gene encoding uncharacterized protein — translation MGSNGGSNITPLRKTLPLRVLKPDVNNIKNLARKLKKVQRVIFMGKFGKILDLLEVNVQVDALTALAQFYDPPFRCFTFKDFQLAPTLEEFERIMGYPMKGSKPYQYMEHYPSLKTIAETFDIPIKEIEDNRTNKDNLIGFPIKYLEEKSVNLARDGKWDTFMDVLALIIYGIVLFPTIKDFVDFMAIDVFLAYKHRGENLVPAVLADIYCTLDFHHEKEGGLIYCCSQILYFWFVKHIFQDMHQLKTKSKKEWANVLANLNERTIQ, via the coding sequence ATGGGATCAAATGGTGGCTCAAATATTACTCCATTAAGAAAGACCTTGCCATTGAGAGTTCTTAAACCTGATGTGAACAACATTAAGAATCTTGCTCGGAAGTTGAAGAAAGTACAACGTGTAATCTTTATGGGGAAATTCGGCAAGATTCTTGATTTACTTGAAGTTAATGTACAAGTGGATGCCCTTACAGCGTTGGCCCAATTCTATGATCCTCCTTTTAGGTGTTTCACTTTTAAggactttcagttggccccaACGTTGGAGGAGTTCGAACGAATAATGGGATATCCGATGAAGGGGAGTAAACCTTACCAATACATGGAACACTATCCCTCACTGAAAACAATTGCTGAAACGTTTGATATCCCTATAAAGGAAATAGAAGACAATAGAACCaacaaagataatttgattGGATTTCCAATAAAATATCTTGAGGAGAAATCAGTAAACTTAGCAAGAGATGGAAAATGGGACACTTTCATGGATGTGCTTGCCTTAATTATATATGGAATTGTTTTATTTCCAACTATTAAGGATTTTGTGGATTTCATGGCGATAGACGTCTTTTTGGCTTACAAGCATAGAGGGGAGAATCTAGTACCGGCAGTTTTGGCTGACATTTACTGCACGCTCGACTTCCATCATGAGAAAGAGGGGGGCCTAATCTATTGTTGCTCGCAAATACTCTATTTTTGGTTtgtcaaacatatttttcaagACATGCATCAATTAAAAACTAAGAGCAAAAAGGAATGGGCCAACGTTCTAGCAAATCTCAACGAAAGAACGATTCAATGA
- the LOC101513196 gene encoding uncharacterized protein — MDPIKYIFEKPALTGRIARWQVMLSEYDITYVTQKAIKGSALADYLANQPVDDYKSMQCEFPDESIVVLSKEYDDGKWTLLFDGASNITGHGIEVVLISPKKKFIPITTRLCFDCTNNMAEYETCAMGVLAALESKAKVLEVYGDSVVVINQLNQEWETRDKKLIPYFTYIKELSLEFDKITFHHVPREDNQLADALATLSSMFQINRNDEIPSIKMESRDYPAYCHVMEEETDGKLWYHDIEYYLINREYPPRISENEKRTLRRLSARFFVNENILYKRNHDMVLLRCVDVNEAKEILQDIHDGSYGIHMNGHAMSRKILRAGYYWLTLEKDCDLVLKKILPIQKDYRGKWTPNYEGPYVVKKAFSGGALILTNMDGKDLALPVNSDAVKKYYA; from the exons ATGGATCCAATCAAGTACATTTTTGAAAAGCCCGCTCTCACAGGGCGAATTGCTCGATGGCAGGTGATGTTATCAGAATATGATATTACATATGTTACTCAGAAAGCCATCAAAGGGAGTGCCTTAGCAGATTATCTAGCTAATCAACCTGTTGATGATTATAAATCAATGCAATGTGAATTCCCAGACGAAAGTATCGTGGTTTTGTCTAAAGAATATGATGATGGAAAATGGACCTTGTTGTTCGACGGAGCCTCAAACATAACGGGGCATGGGATTGAGGTTGTTTTAATATCTCCAAAAAAGAAGTTCATACCTATCACGACacgattgtgttttgattgtaccaATAATATGGCAGAATATGAAACTTGCGCCATGGGAGTTTTGGCGGCTTTGGAATCGAAAGCAAAAGTTCTAGAAGTATATGGAGATTCAGTCGTAGTCATTAATCAGCTTAACCAAGAATGGGAAACTCGAGATAAGAAGTTAATACCTTATTTTACCTACATAAAAGAATTGTCTTtagaatttgacaaaatcacgtTTCACCATGTCCCTCGAGAAgacaatcaattggctgatgCTTTGGCTACTTTATCATCTATGTTCCAAATAAATCGAAATGATGAAATCCCATCAATTAAAATGGAGAGTCGAGATTATCCAGCCTACTGCCATGTCATGGAAGAAGAAACTGACGGAAAACTGTGGTATCACGACATCGAATATTATCTTATAAATAGAGAATATCCTCCCAGAATATCGGAGAATGAGAAAAGAACTTTGAGACGGCTATCCGCGAGGTTTTTTGTGaacgaaaatattttgtataagagGAATCACGACATGGTACTCCTCAGATGTGTTGATGTTAATGAGGCGAAGGAAATTCTACAAGATATCCACGATGGCTCTTATGGGATCCATATGAATGGACACGCCATGTCTAGAAAGATTCTTCGGGCCGGATATTATTGGCTCACCCTAGAAAAAGATT GTGATCTGGTGCTGAAAAAAATCTTACCCATTCAAAAGGATTATCGTGGGAAATGGACTCCTAACTATGAGGGACCATACGTCGTGAAGAAAGCTTTCTCAGGTGGAGCTTTGATCCTTACGAATATGGATGGAAAAGATTTAGCTCTTCCTGTAAACTCAGACGCCGTAAAAAAGTATTATGCTTAA
- the LOC140920814 gene encoding uncharacterized protein, which produces MDELEQTEIREDVNQLKGQMTKILEILQALENRNDGNPLVDEGVPQNTIVHPTGVVPHLYTNYQEGKAQKFPPYGLPPGYTPPIDTHLPNNNTLVVATNQQHGTGEFPQVQPSPLISGFPGSSSQGKSTETKPVMLNIHHESRLLESYQSQEKWQALEERLRVVEGGHNYEFDALDLCLVYDVIIPPKFKLPEFEKYKGTTCPKNHLIMYCRKIGFYAHDEKLLIHFFQDSLTGASLSWYMHLERTHISSWKDLVDAFLKHYKYNLDMAPDRIQLQNTTKRGNETFKEYAQRWRELASQVHDLLKAGWLNFKENEPSVKNNPLPVHGGPIVNAIEENHQVIREVEKIKAPMGLIFSELCKFGLIQGNADVKARCNFHLNEDHSIEECNEFKKELQKLINIGTIQIGRWEKDDGMIATQSEEKLGITIPKPLVIHFTKEESMNAPGDLRTLIVQIPSPFSYKDNKAVPWNYNVEVHLAKQKDKDVSSSKTTAVTNVSGIGGMTRNDRIYSPGKSQSEMRVVFEKAYTDKEEKKVENEKVKNEVSNEEAQAFLKIIKHSEYKIVDQLNHTPTRISFLSLLMNSESHRKLLMKILNEAHVTHDITVDKFGGIINNITANNHLTFTDDELPTEGRGHNKALHISVMCLDHIIPRVLIDNGSSLNVISKSTLAKLPCDGTYMRPSPMVVRAFDGSCRELLIGEAMDPFCRRSAVNLTPKAEVYDK; this is translated from the exons ATGGATGAGCTAGAGCAAACAGAAATAAGAGAAGATGTGAACCAGCTCAAGGGGCAAATGACCAAGATCTTGGAGATTTTACAAGCACTCGAAAATAGAAATGATGGGAATCCTTTGGTAGACGAGGGGGTGCCCCAAAACACTATTGTTCACCCAACGGGCGTCGTTCCACACCTTTACACCAATTATCAAGAAGGGAAGGCACAAAAATTTCCACCTTATGGTCTTCCTCCAGGTTATACCCCACCCATAGACACTCATCTCCCCAACAACAATACACTGGTCGTGGCTACAAATCAACAACATGGTACTGGCGAGTTCCCCCAAGTGCAACCTTCACCCCTTATTTCGGGCTTTCCTGGCTCTTCATCGCAAGGAAAATCTACCGAAACTAAGCCGGTGATGTTAAACATACACCATGAATCTCGACTGCTCGAGAGCTATCAATCCCAAGAAAAATGGCAAGCCTTGGAAGAACGCTTGAGAGTTGTCGAAGGGGGAcacaattatgaatttgatgctTTAGACCTATGCCTTGTTTATGATGTTATAATACCTCCGAAATTCAAATTGCCTGAATTCGAAAAATACAAGGGAACTACATGCCCTAAGAACCATCTTATTATGTATTGTCGAAAAATAGGTTTTTACGCCCATGACGAAAAACTGCTAATCCACTTCTTTCAAGACAGTTTGACAGGAGCTTCCTTGAGTTGGTATATGCACCTTGAGCGAACTCATATCAGCTCTTGGAAAGATCTGGTGGATGCCTTTTTGAAACACTACAAATATAATCTCGACATGGCTCCTGATAGAATCCAGCTGCAAAATACGACAAAACGAGGCAATGAAACATTCAAGGAATATGCCCAACGATGGAGAGAACTAGCTTCCCAG GTGCACGATTTGCTTAAGGCTGGATggttgaattttaaagaaaacgaGCCTAGTGTGAAGAATAATCCTCTACCAGTCCATGGTGGGCCAATAGTGAATGCAATCGAAGAAAATCACCAAGTAATAAGGGAGGTCGAGAAAATTAAGGCCCCGATGGGACTGATTTTCTCTGAGTTATGTAAATTTGGGTTAATCCAAGGAAATGCCGATGTGAAAGCAAGATGCAATTTCCACCTCAATGAAGATCATTCCATAGAAGAATGCAACGAGTTCAAAAAAGAACTTCAAAAATTGATAAACATAGGCACCATTCAAATAGGTCGTTGGGAAAAGGATGACGGTATGATTGCAACCCAATCAGAAGAAAAACTTGGCATAACCATCCCAAAGCCATTGGTCATTCATTTCACTAAGGAGGAAAGTATGAATGCCCCCGGTGATTTGAGGACCTTAATAGTTCAGATACCAAGCCCTTTTTCATATAAAGACAACAAAGCCGTACCTTGGAACTATAATGTAGAGGTACATCTAGCTAAACAGAAGGACAAAGATGTTTCTAGCTCTAAAACCACCGCTGTCACAAACGTTTCAGGAATAGGAGGAATGACTAGAAATGATCGGATATACTCCCCAGGAAAATCACAAAGTGAAATGAGAGTGGTGTTTGAGAAGGCATACACAGATAAAGAGGAAAAGAAAGTCGAAAATGAGAAAGTGAAAAATGAGGTTTCTAATGAAGAAGCTCAGGCATTTCTCAAAATCATCAAACATAGTGAATACAAAATAGTCGACCAACTCAACCATACTCCTACAAGGATTTCATTTTTATCCCTATTGATGAATTCTGAGTCCCACCGGAAGCTATTGATGAAAATACTAAATGAGGCTCATGTCACTCACGACATCACCGTGGACAAATTTGGaggcatcataaataacatcacAGCCAACAATCACCTAACTTTCACAGATGATGAGTTGCCGACCGAAGGGAGAgggcataataaagcactacacatatCAGTAATGTGCCTCGACCATATAATACCAAGAGTCCTCATTGACAATGGCTCCTCATTGAAtgtcatatcaaaatcaacattaGCAAAACTACCTTGTGATGGTACATATATGAGACCCAGTCCCATGGTTGTTAGAGCTTTCGACGGGAGTTGCAGAGAA TTGCTTATTGGGGAGGCCATGGATCCATTCTGCCGGCGTAGTGCCGTTAACCTTACACCAAAAGCTGAAGTATATGataaatga